A single genomic interval of Helianthus annuus cultivar XRQ/B chromosome 13, HanXRQr2.0-SUNRISE, whole genome shotgun sequence harbors:
- the LOC110900745 gene encoding E3 ubiquitin-protein ligase MBR2, giving the protein MDPNYHHHPILQQQYYAYVIPVFAVPTEWMVYDQVNTPAHYTVPMFYPQPVQYVDDIAILNTADDMWVNREQHPTHSYAQNQYVPYDPVIHEFEAFLEERLMRIEQEAGRALQQVNAGTSGLGLSEEEISEHLQVYTAQGKMSEVDVCCICLGEYEKKEKMGRLECGHRFHAECIKRWLLSKNVCPMCRSTALSV; this is encoded by the coding sequence ATGGATCCGAATTATCATCACCACCCCATCCTTCAACAACAATACTACGCATACGTCATTCCTGTATTTGCAGTTCCTACTGAGTGGATGGTGTATGATCAAGTGAATACTCCTGCTCATTACACCGTGCCTATGTTCTACCCTCAACCGGTGCAGTATGTTGACGACATAGCCATTCTCAACACCGCTGATGACATGTGGGTCAATAGAGAACAACATCCTACGCATTCATACGCACAGAATCAATACGTACCATATGACCCTGTGATTCATGAATTCGAAGCTTTTCTAGAAGAAAGGTTGATGAGGATAGAACAAGAAGCGGGTCGTGCGCTACAACAAGTAAACGCTGGTACGAGTGGTTTGGGTTTATCAGAGGAAGAGATTTCCGAGCATCTGCAAGTGTACACTGCACAAGGAAAGATGAGTGAAGTGGATGTTTGTTGTATTTGTTTGGGTGAATATGAAAAGAAGGAGAAAATGGGGAGACTCGAATGTGGGCATCGGTTTCATGCGGAATGCATCAAGCGTTGGTTGTTGTCTAAGAATGTTTGCCCCATGTGTAGGTCTACTGCATTGTCGGTTTAA